In one Sesamum indicum cultivar Zhongzhi No. 13 linkage group LG12, S_indicum_v1.0, whole genome shotgun sequence genomic region, the following are encoded:
- the LOC105175804 gene encoding berberine bridge enzyme-like 21: MKKSLLLLFFYFLHVFVLASADPVYDSFVQCFTENKIPDSQISSILYTPENPSFTNVLESYVRNRRFNVSTTPKPNIIVTPTSEAHVSAAVLCAKKLGIQLKIRSGGHDYEGISYVSDTTFVILDMFNFRSINVNMEDETAWVQSGALLGELYYRIWEKSKVHGFPAGVCPTVGVGGHISGAGYGNMLRKYGLTVDHVIDAQIVDSNGRVLDRESMGEDLFWAIRGGGGASFGVILAYKIKLVPVPPTVTVFRLEKSVDENAIEAVFQYQQVVDKLDNDLFIRVLLQPITRNKKRSVRATFIGLFLGDSTRLLSITGSEFPKLELKKSDCHEMSWINSVLFWGNFDNTTSPNVLLSRNPDSVNFLKRKSDYVKTPISISGLESLFKKMVEIGKVGMVFNSYGGRMSEIPESETPFPHRAGNIFKIQYSVNWNEEDEEADNKYVDQIRQLYSFMEPFVSKNPREAYLNYRDLDIGTTNNGKNSYSEGQVYGVKYFKSNFDRLVRIKTTVDPENVFRNEQSIPVQPFRGRKARK; this comes from the coding sequence ATGAAGAAATCCCTTCtcttacttttcttttattttctccatgTTTTTGTTCTTGCATCTGCAGATCCTGTTTATGACTCCTTTGTTCAATGTTTTACGGAGAACAAAATCCCAGATTCCCAAATTTCGAGTATACTATATACCCCCGAGAATCCCTCCTTCACAAATGTTTTGGAATCCTATGTCAGAAACCGCCGTTTCAATGTCTCTACCACCCCCAAACCCAATATAATTGTTACCCCCACGTCGGAGGCCCATGTCAGTGCCGCAGTCCTATGTGCCAAGAAACTCGGCATCCAGCTTAAGATCCGCAGCGGCGGCCACGATTACGAGGGCATTTCTTATGTATCTGACACCACCTTCGTCATACTCGACATGTTTAACTTCCGGTCGATCAACGTCAACATGGAGGATGAGACCGCCTGGGTGCAATCCGGCGCTTTGCTTGGTGAACTCTATTACAGAATCTGGGAGAAAAGCAAAGTCCATGGATTCCCCGCCGGCGTTTGCCCCACAGTCGGCGTGGGGGGCCACATCAGTGGTGCTGGTTATGGCAACATGCTTAGGAAGTACGGGCTCACAGTTGATCACGTGATTGACGCACAAATTGTTGACTCCAATGGCAGGGTTTTGGACAGGGAATCCATGGGGGAGGATCTTTTCTGGGCAATTCGTGGCGGCGGAGGTGCTAGTTTTGGTGTGATTTTGGCGTACAAGATAAAGCTAGTCCCGGTGCCACCAACTGTCACTGTTTTTCGATTGGAAAAAAGCGTGGACGAGAATGCAATAGAAGCTGTTTTCCAATACCAACAAGTTGTCGACAAGCTTGACAATGATCTCTTCATCAGGGTTCTTCTGCAGCCAATTACAAGGAACAAGAAGAGATCTGTTCGGGCGACGTTCATCGGTTTGTTTCTTGGTGATTCTACCCGGCTTTTGTCCATCACGGGTTCTGAATTCCCGAAATTGGAGTTGAAAAAATCGGATTGCCATGAAATGTCGTGGATTAACTCTGTTCTTTTCTGGGGCAATTTCGATAACACAACTTCCCCAAATGTGTTGCTAAGTAGAAATCCTGATTCAGTTAACTTCTTGAAACGGAAATCCGACTACGTGAAGACCCCGATTTCCATATCCGGGCTGGAATCACTGTTCAAGAAAATGGTGGAGATAGGGAAAGTGGGAATGGTTTTCAATTCCTATGGTGGAAGAATGAGCGAAATCCCAGAATCAGAAACCCCTTTCCCTCATCGGGCTGggaatatttttaagattcaATACTCCGTGAACTGGAACGAAGAAGATGAGGAAGCTGACAACAAGTACGTGGACCAGATTCGGCAGTTGTACAGTTTCATGGAGCCATTTGTTTCCAAGAATCCTAGAGAAGCATATCTCAATTACAGGGACTTGGACATTGGCACCACCAATAACGGTAAAAACAGCTACAGCGAGGGACAAGTGTACGGGGTGAAATATTTCAAGAGTAATTTCGACAGGCTGGTAAGAATCAAGACCACAGTTGATCCAGAAAACGTTTTCAGAAATGAACAAAGTATCCCCGTGCAGCCCTTTCGAGgaagaaaagcaagaaaatag
- the LOC105175934 gene encoding berberine bridge enzyme-like 8 yields the protein MKTPSISTLFFFLFVTFSWSVADRTDHFLKCLKEEFHDYNSISSLVYTPTNSSYSSVLEFSVQNLRFVTESTPTPLVIITPEHESQIPPLIYCAKLNHLQIRTRSGGHDFEGLSYVTQVPFIVIDMIKFDKVTVDAEQKIALVEAGATLGTLYYRIAEKSPTLGFPAGACPTIGAGGHFSGGGYGSLHRKYGLAADNVIDARMIDVNGRILDRKSMGEDLFWAIRGGGGASFGVILSWKIQLVDVPETVTVFAVQKTLEENATQLIHRWQYIAPKIDPELFILVRVARVNSDQDGAYITMRAAFTALFLGGIDKLLPLVQEKFPELGVVREDCTEMSWVQSVLYFQGFPIEALDWLLKRQQPYVGYFKGKADYVREPIPEYVFEGIWKLFKEPDAKDADIVLIPYGGIMDEIPEDAIPFPHRAGTLYKILYATYWSKQNAQDADKVLSWLRKLYNYTTPYVSKSPREAYINYRDLDIGVNNDKGEVSYKQASVWGKKYFKNNFDRLVWVKTIVDPRNFFRNEQSIPTWRKWTGKGDI from the coding sequence ATGAAGACTCCATCCATTTCcactcttttcttctttctttttgttaccTTTTCGTGGTCTGTTGCTGACCGGACTGATCATTTTCTTAAATGTCTCAAAGAAGAATTCCACGACTATAACTCCATCTCTAGCCTTGTCTACACCCCAACCAACTCCTCTTACTCCTCCGTCCTCGAATTTTCCGTCCAAAACCTGAGATTCGTCACAGAATCCACCCCAACACCGCTAGTGATAATAACTCCGGAGCACGAATCCCAAATCCCCCCTCTCATCTACTGTGCAAAACTAAATCACTTGCAAATTAGAACTCGAAGTGGCGGCCACGACTTTGAGGGATTGTCTTATGTAACTCAAGTCCCATTTATTGTCATTGATATGATCAAGTTTGATAAAGTAACAGTCGATGCTGAGCAGAAAATTGCATTGGTTGAAGCTGGTGCAACCCTTGGCACATTATATTATCGGATCGCGGAGAAAAGCCCAACACTAGGATTTCCAGCTGGTGCTTGCCCAACTATTGGTGCTGGCGGACACTTCAGTGGAGGAGGGTACGGCTCACTACATAGAAAATATGGGCTGGCTGCAGATAATGTTATTGATGCAAGAATGATAGATGTTAATGGCAGGATTCTCGATAGAAAATCGATGGGTGAGGACTTATTCTGGGCCATTAGGGGTGGTGGAGGTGCCAGTTTTGGTGTTATTCTATCATGGAAAATACAATTGGTGGATGTTCCAGAGACAGTCACTGTTTTCGCGGTCCAAAAGACTTTGGAAGAAAATGCGACTCAACTCATTCACCGCTGGCAATACATCGCGCCTAAAATTGACCCAGAATTATTCATCTTAGTCCGTGTAGCAAGGGTGAATTCCGACCAGGATGGAGCGTACATCACTATGCGTGCTGCCTTTACCGCACTTTTCCTTGGTGGGATCGACAAATTGCTTCCGCTTGTGCAAGAAAAATTCCCCGAATTGGGCGTAGTAAGAGAAGACTGCACGGAAATGAGCTGGGTCCAATCCGTATTGTATTTTCAGGGGTTCCCCATAGAAGCACTTGACTGGTTGTTGAAAAGGCAACAACCTTACGTAGGATACTTCAAAGGAAAAGCCGATTATGTGAGGGAACCCATTCCGGAATATGTCTTTGAAGGCATCTGGAAATTGTTCAAGGAACCCGACGCCAAGGATGCCGACATCGTCTTGATCCCATATGGTGGAATCATGGATGAAATACCTGAAGACGCAATTCCATTTCCTCATAGGGCTGGTACTCTTTACAAGATCCTCTATGCAACATACTGGTCAAAACAAAACGCACAAGATGCCGACAAGGTCTTAAGTTGGCTTAGGAAGCTTTACAATTACACAACTCCTTATGTTTCCAAGTCCCCCCGGGAAGCTTACATCAATTATAGAGATCTAGACATTGGAGTGAACAACGATAAAGGGGAGGTAAGTTATAAACAAGCAAGCGTTTGGGGCAAGaagtatttcaaaaataattttgatcgaCTGGTTTGGGTGAAAACTATAGTTGATCCAAGAAATTTCTTCAGAAATGAGCAGAGCATTCCCACATGGCGAAAATGGACAGGGAAAGGGGACATATAA